ctccatacaaccgatttttcagaaaaagaggattttggtcatatcttcctcaattttttAGATTcacgcttcaaacttcaccatatgctttcgtacactgtacatattgttgtttgaaaaaatggatgaaatcggtcgtatataaagtatatatcccccacaaccgattgttcagataagaaacttttcgtaaaaataaacaaaaaatgtaaggcgcgataacctccgaagagatctaaggccgagcttctcttccaatttgcgtcgtgctcctcttgattttccctacaaattggccggacgggacctacatgttttataccgactccgaacggcatctgcaaggcagatgagttttcactgagagcttttcaatgcagaaatacacccggagcgcttgccaaacactgccgaggggcgaccccgcttaccaaaattttcctctaattgaaaaaccttatttctaaaattttgatgttgctttgcccggggtgcgaacccagggcatacggtgtggtaggcggagcacgcaaccatcacaccacggtggccgccattttcgtaattactgccccattttaagagatagaggcttcaaatttcaacacagcataaattgttttctgaaaaaatcatagagatccgtggtatatatagtatatacctaatattaactgtcatttttgccccttttttaaagcttgaagcttcaaatttcatcgaatttCATCacatacttacgtttacgtcatatattttttaaatacatgATTCTtaatcatagtttttacatgcagaccacaaaaaacgtgaaactttgcatcctcacaaaaagtacctacctattttgttattttatatttatcttaaaaatcgtttagatatgtacatCGGTTCActttatatttcttatcttataaagccgattatttggagatttcgtatgggataagattattgtccaGCCCCATTcattgaagtcttcggcacaaccgaagacagtcccgtccataCTTGTTATTCTAGCCTACggccttttaaacatcttttatataaaagggggcgtggtccttaaccgatctcgtccattttgactagaaatatttcctgctataaagcaagtatatattatttttcttcgagttatggctaccgaaacatagaaaaaatgttcatacttcaaaaattttaatatttaactttttattataATATCATTTGGAAAGTAAAATACCATGGAttttaagctctttttcgcaaaggtaTAGTTTATTATATTTGTCTAAGATGAGTTCGTCTAAGACCCCTTTAAAAGTcttgggctttccgtttcacctattaatgtggctgaaaagctatctttctaaccggacccaaaaagttctgttcaagtgcaatctgtccgaatcgttcggagtttccttcggcgtaccccagggaagtcatctaggccctttgctctttgcccttttcattaatgacttgccacagacaatataaTATTCCCATaatataatgtatgcggatgatgtaaaactttgctacacttactgtcctaccgatttgagttccttggatattcttcaggccgacttggactcgttccagtGTTGGCGCGCAACAAATTTAccagctttaaattgctctaaatgtaagcatatgacatttcaccgagtgaagccagtattgaaaccttatgtaataaatggtacgcctttggagcgtatatctattgcaaatgatctatgtgtcctttttgatccgaaattgaattttaacatgcatatttcatctatttccAACAAAGCGTTGGTCTTACTTGGTACtgaggttctttacacatcgctggttcgttcaatactcgagtattgctcatgcgtttggtcccctgtttctcaaaagcatataaagcgttttgagtcagttcaaaagcaatttttgatatttgcattgcgcggccttaattgggactcaagtctccaccttcctcgatacagaagtagacttcttcttattaacttacccactctggaaaatcagAGAattttactgggggtattgttcatccataagctcattattggagaaattgattctgcggaccttctcagccgcttgttgtttgcggttccccctagagtatccagacagtacgttcctttctatttacccctttgtcgacgaaactttgctaaaaataatcctcttcttatctggtgcgcgcactacaatgacttgtatagctgcatcagtcttgaatgtacttttgccactatacgtaatgcaatacgtgcctatctaatttaagagatacaagctaatttaatttaatttgccggcattttatttcttccataaaaaacaggaactatctcgtttaaggatggaggaacatttatcgacatgtatcattaagaaggaacaagacagtactgtgttgattggaatctggtgcattccaacaacgtaaaaaacatgcatTTTcgtgagtcactgaccggaatcgtatgcattccggcagtataatcttatgggtcaggcatcgagctgattggaacaccacaacaacacaggtcatgttacttttttatgccttgtgatggcgtatcctcattacactctTAGCACtaccggattcccatgacatgctgattggaatcttgttgcattccaacaggaagattggaatccactgcattccaaAATCATGCTGAGcagaatctgatgcattccgtcagtataagatttcggtataagatcttatttctgctcatatttcttattattattatattctgaaattaaagtgtaatgttcattaatatatctttgtttgtaatataacattgttgaagtctcgatatatcttaaattttatcttttgagttgtatatttatatatctttgatattatgcagtcgaccatagtttgtcgtcgactttaaataataaataaataaataaatgtgggtgtggttcttaaccgatctcgtccatttttttaaagatatttCCAACTATAAGcaaaatatgtgcacccaatcttattatgatccgttaatttttcttcgagttatggctcccaaaacattgaaaatggcttagtcataaCGGTTTTTGGTTTCTGATTTATATTTGTAAGttggattttatcacaagtggatggtgccaggcccattttcaaaaaatttttcaaattcttatcaagagtaatttttgtgttttcaaaaatgttatatatatgaaaagtgggcgtggttatcatccgttttcactcattttaaatagcgatgggagatgagtgccaaggaaccgatataccaaatttcaataagatatataaatatttattaaaggtgtcgtgatcacagacagacggacgttCGGACGAACATGTCTAAATcaaaaaatcttttatgtatatatggaagtatatatttatctcgattcgtttatgccttTTTCGATAAAcagttatgttaccaaagttaatactgCGGCGAGGAGTTGACAAGGCATATGCTTCAACTTCTATGCTAAATATTTTCGATGGAATGCACGCCCGACAATTGTAGCGTAAATGTTCTTTGATCAGTCCTCAAGAAGGAGGATGCGCGAATTCTTCTTCGAAACTTCATTCGACCACTACTAATATACATAGACCCCATAAAATAAACGGAAAGTGCGATACACCAATGAGGTGTTTTAGTCTAAGCTTCTCTTATtggcttacgatttctcgaacatgttcgagacgagatttctcgcaagtctcgccttctcgcgagattctcgaattaatCGTAAGACTCGCGAGAtactcgaatctcgaattactcgtaaggctcgcgagcttctcgacattcaacttaatcgattcattggctgttttatatatactagcttacgatttcttctggagcccAAGCCAAAATTTcggcaaaaccacaagtaaaaaccccgaaatgtatagaatattgccaatgcagcgactgaatgaaagtcgagaagatcgcgagtattacgagtagttccagattcgagaatctcgcgtgccttacgagtaattcgagatacgagaatcttacgagaagccgtgttcttgatgtctcgttaaaaataaaatattgcgaacaaaattatatgtatgtatataacaaacatgttttgagttaaatgttattgaagcaatataatcaacaaaaaagtcacaagtaagaaaaaccaagtgtataaatacatACTGtgcatacagcgattaagtaagaatgtcgagaagctcgcgagatttacgagtacttcgagacacgagaatctcgtgAAAAGTCAaattctcgatttctcgggtctcgaaaatctcgcttgtgttcgagaagaaatcgtaagctctaatactTAATGAATTGAAATTAACAATCTAATTTTTGAAGAAAACGAAGGTCATAATTGTGAGGATTACATGAACTCGTCTTGTAATTTCTATGTTTCATGGAATCAATATCTGAGATACACACAATGAGTCGGAAGCCTCAGGATTGATTTCTAATACATAAGTACTCAAAATAAATTATATCTTATTAGATTTgcttttgacaaatttttattgcaaatatactataactttatttttttccaaagtaaATTGTCCCCATTTAACAATTGGGTAACTTTTCCTGTTCCATATCCATTGATTTTGTCTGGTTGTCCATCAATTCATATATTACAAAATACTCATTAGTTGCAATCCGCCTGATCAGCGATTTTGAGTTCCACCAGGGATAGGCCTGCCTTTTTAATTACTTGCTCCGCTTCCTTTATAATATCTTTGTTTGGATTACGTTTACGAGTACGGATCCAAAGGTTttctagttaaaaaaaaatatatattataatccGTATTCTTACATCAAGCGTGGTATCTACATCataagaaaacgctcaagaaaaatttcgtatatatttcttgtgtgaaatattttttctttatctCTCTGTTATTTATGGAGCAAGACGCGATAGTCAGATTCATTTACAAGAagaaaatgtgttaaaataaaCCTATTCGAATTTATAAGGCACTTAGAGGCACTATAAGGCACGacgagatataaggccgagcttctcttccaatttgcgtcgtgctcctcttgattttccctacaaattggccggacgggacctacatgatttaatgccgactcccaacggcatctgcaaggcagatgagttttcactgagagcatctcatggcagaaatacacccggagcgcttgccaagcactgccgaggggcgtccccgcttagaaaaattttcttctaattgaaaaaccttatttttaaatttttgatgttgctttcccgcGGGTTTGAAcacagggcatccggtgtggtaggcggagcacgctgccatcacaccacggtggccgccataattgGCCCCAGTTATATAGAGCTTATGCGAGAAAGCCCTCCGCCACGTTGTCTCACCAGTGGATATCGTTCATTACCAGCATAGCATGGCATTATTTCTTCGTACTCGATGGCAGTCGAATACATTTGCCCGTATTCTTCTCTTACAAATCACACACAATAATACTGTAGGAAAACTGAAGCAAGATAAGGTGGCCTCTGCTGATACATACTCAAATCAAACTGCTCTCAAAAAGCCCGTCCGATATGTTTCTAATAAAACTGATTAAAATAATAACTTACCAGCATGGGACAATGAATTATTGCTGCAATTATATATGACAGAAAAGTTTTCGTAATCTGCACCTAAAACAACATAATCAAAGTTTCTAACGGCACCTGCAAAACAGAGAAAAACATGTTAATAGAATTTTTAAGAATCAAATAAGCGTGCTATTGGGAAGTCGATATATACCAGTGATACCGAAAACCAGCAGCGCTTCGAACACAAACgcacattttttttatacccagctgtacttgtacacagggtattataacattgattggataacggttggttgtacaggtataatggaatcgagatagatatgtcttcaatatatcaaaatcatcacaatcaaaaaaaaatttgattgggccatgtccgtccgtccgtccgtccgtctgtccgttaacacgataacttgatatcttcaccaaattcggtacacgagcttatcttatacctagaatagattggtattgaaaatgagcgaaatcggatgataagcacgcccactttttatataaataacatttttgaaaacacaaaaaccctgattatttagtgaataatacacctatacagaatgttgaagtttgacgtgtggactgatattgagactcttgatacaatttgaaaagaaacaaattaaaatgggcgtggcaccgcccacttgtgataaaatcaattttacaaatattattaatcataaatcaaaagtcgttaaacctatcgtaacaaaattcagcagagtgGTTGatttactatatggaatgctttgaagaaaaattaacgacatcggttaaggaccgcgcccacttatatacaaaatattcttaaaagagtcgtggacgaataaaataagctatatctttgcaaaaaagagctcaaaatgaatggtatttcatttctaaAGTGgatctataaaaataaataggaaaaacttcaaatttaaaaaaatggacttgtcaccgccctttttatgactaagcaattttctatgtttcgggagccataactcgaagaaaaattggtTCAGAATAGAGCCATTTGTATATGTACTATTGCACAGCCTTgtaacaacagcatttcaagtgtacagctgggtatgtaatgttcggcttcacccgaacttagactttcttactagTTTTTAAACAGTTTGAGTGTACGAAACAATTGGTGAAACATTTCTAAGCATAAAGTTTACGCGCATGCCGTGGAACCATATAAGATGGATAAGATAAAAAGTACCAATCACCTGATTTCCGGCGGTCACTTGGTTCCGGTTCCGCCATGTTTACGAGTGAGATGTCTTTTGCTTAAGGCCGCGGCAGAAagacatttttcatatatgtaaactctttcctgaaaatttgttacaatctaagtcctcaatacataatccttccacaGACTTAACTCGACTGCGTCACATATGCTTGTcgctcctcgaactccaaaatattttgatgtcacttctgccggactatgtatatgtaatatttgttcgaaatatgagccaaatcggacagcagaggtcgccttctattcacgtatgtattatgtgttccaaatatgagccaaatcggactacaaaatccgatttttttgaatatctcgatcgttgcgccacctagcggcgttttttcataggtcgttttctattcatgtatgtatgtatgtattatgtcttccaaatatgaaaaatatcggaccacaaatacgatttttatcaatatttcgatccatgcgccacctatcggagttctttttcttattattgcattgtcatggagttctgaattatattccaagtttaaagcttgtagcttatcgggaagttacttaaatttcaattacaaaatacgTGCCAACCAGCTAggttgtcaagtcaagctaaataaaaccgtttaataaaaatacgACTAACATTCTAAAAAAATTTGAGGTGCAACGACATCTTTGCATTGCTGAGTACGAGATCATGTACAAAAAGCTCCAAAATGTTGTCATTGCAGTTAAATTAATTATTCGAAAATTTTTTAGGTATAAAAAGCTTTTCCCAAATGCACATTTGTTTAAAGTAATGGCTTAAACAGATACAATTCGTCACCTACTTGGTGGACAAGAAAGAAACTGACAACAGTGTTTTTCGTGTTTATTTAAATGATAAACGCCAGATGAGCAACGTATTAGACGTCGCATCCGTCATACTTTCccaattttctacttttgacAAACGTCAACCACGTGACATATGTTGCGCtctattttttgcaatttttcgtaTGTGATTGTGAAAAATTGATATTTCAAATTAAGCAATGCTATAAGTCATCCTACTTTACTCCACATGGCCGGCGTCGTGACGGTAACGTTTTTTATCTTTTTAAGCCATAATTGTGTGGTCTACTCATTAAAAACATATGCCTTGTATTAGCCTTTTTACTTACTTCCAGTCCCATCATAGCGTATTTGAATAGAGGAACCAACAACTTTTGCAGTGCCACTCCTTATCTCTTTTTGGGAGctttaaaatattaaaagaaTTCAGTATTAAGTACCTATAAACATAAGGGTGgttcttataaatcaaataaacgatTTACTTCAGCCTCAAATTGTTACGCCCAGGTCAGAAAACCTTATGAAATTCAAAGTTACAGTAACACATATATATTTTCGTCCCCATCGGCATTTCACTTTTCAAAATATTGAGTCCTCCTAGGGTAACCTCAATTTAAAATTCTGTAAAACACAAATAAACCGTTTCCACACGGTGCCGAAATTTATGTGTTATCGCCAACTATAACAATGTGCATGACGAAATATTGGCACACCTAAATAAAAACAACTCAAAAATCGCACTGTTCAGAAAACGCGAAAAACTGACTGCCTCTCCCACATGCGTCaatgcaatttttaatttttacgcagccttttttttttttttttttgattagtggATTGATTTAGGTACGTTTTCCCTCATTCTGAGAATATCAGCATTCACATTTTAGAGGATTGCCTTGAAGTAGAATcaacaatttattatttttttgaatacTCGAATAAGTGAGGTTCTGTTCCACGCCCCTTAACCGTCTTCAATTAGGACCATAATTTATActgcatatggggtattccatcccatttcgaccaattttgaacgcgacccctttagaattggctgaaagtttttcttctttttctagcttacgaaagacgtttttcagaattttttcaaattttttcatccaactcaaaaaaagttatgaatttaaaaaaaaaaacaccgtttttgtattcaaaatgctataactttttcaaaaattgaccgtttgggatctttttttttttttaatttgtttttaaatgtacttttcggaaaaaatacaaaaaaattaaaaaaaaattttttttaatttttcagtttttcgagatttttcgaatttcgccattttcttttttttttctcataaaaaacttcaatcaattctgcaatcatccccactaatcccggagtgggccgatttttttttatatttttttttatttaattaaattaaattaaaaaaaaatttttaaaaaaaatcggcccactccgggattagtggggataattgcagaattgtgggccgattttttttttatattttttttaaatttaatttaattaaataaaaaaaaatataaaaaaaatcggcccactacgggattagtgattgcagaattgattgaagttttttatgagaaaaaaatggcgaaattcgaaaatctcgaaaaaaacttaaacaaaaaaatcctaaacagtaaatttttgaaaaagttatagcattatgagaacaaaaacggtgttttttaaaaattcataactttttttgagttggatgaaaaaattttaaaaaaattctgaaaaacgtctttcgtaagctagaaaaagaagaaaaactttcagtcaattctaaagaggtcgggttcaaaattggtcgaaatcggATGGAATTCCTCATATATTTTATCATGCTTTTTGAGACAGTTTTGATATTGGCTTCAAAACAAAAGACCTCAGACATAATGCAAGCAAAGCCCCTAGAGGGACACATTCGGTTAAAAACCACGAGTAACAGTGATACTATTAAGGATTTTTTTGAATAGGGTTTTATATGCTATCTGAGCAATAGTGTCCTttatctcttttttatttttttctcttttactATACTGCGATTTCAATACGAATATTTCAACTAATTTTCTTCTAAGACATAGCTGAATCTGGGGTTTGTGTCTTAAGCGATGCCGCTTCATAGAGAACAGAGAGataaagtaaatgttaaaattATTTGGCTACTATGCGACTTTTTTCATGAGCGTTGTCTTATGATATGATCAGGATACCGCACTTAAGCATATGGACGCTCCACAATCAACATTTCATGTAGATGATTTCATGTAGATGCATTCAAAAAATGTATGGCAAGGCGAAATAAGTTTCAATTGCTAAATCGTAGATGCGTTTTATGCAATGCACGGTGAAATAagtttcaattgctaagtctaAAGCTCCTTTATATTGACTAACGCAACATGTTACTGTCAttcataagattgcgttgaacgcatctatatgaaagaAATTATTCTGACGCTGCCATTATTTTATTTGAGAATCAGTGAAGCCGTTTTGGCGATTTGTGGTAACAAAAATAATATACTTCTTTGTATAGAATCAGGATAGGCAAAAATGAACATAAGAAATCGCATCTCAAGGCCTCAGAGTTGTTTAGTAATGTTTaacctaaaaatttttattttttgggaaaaattatttttatcacCAAAAATGTTTAGACTG
The Eurosta solidaginis isolate ZX-2024a chromosome 5, ASM4086904v1, whole genome shotgun sequence DNA segment above includes these coding regions:
- the LOC137233851 gene encoding apolipoprotein D-like, encoding MLKPQFTIAYLSLLVFLTSSNLVAGQVSREGECPKVEPMENFSTKAYLGKWYVYSGYPFANDLGARCQQVEFTAGPNANTLYVTFTQINASSQKEIRSGTAKVVGSSIQIRYDGTGSAVRNFDYVVLGADYENFSVIYNCSNNSLSHAENLWIRTRKRNPNKDIIKEAEQVIKKAGLSLVELKIADQADCN